In one window of uncultured Acetobacteroides sp. DNA:
- a CDS encoding efflux RND transporter periplasmic adaptor subunit: MKTGFITAIALSIVLAGCSGKPTAESIRKEISDLKTQSFEIDKKITELEKQLATMGTKQAGGLIPVEVKMVNPQNFDHYLELSATVEAENDAMVSPEASGQIKRILVKKGQHVSAGTPLIRLTTEIMDNSIMEVKNQLSLAKDIYEKQKALWDQKVGSEIQYLQAKNNKEALERKLATLRSQLSMSTVKAAFSGVVDDIYQKEGELAMPGQPVLHLVNPSAIKIKAEASESFIGTIKKGQMVDVQFPSNPDLKLKLPVTRVGNVVDMQSRTFPIEVTYSIANNGTKILPNQMATLILKDFSDPKAFVVPSLIVKNDEKGQFLFVAQDTPKGPVAKKVYVKAGLTYQDNSTITSGLKTGDKVIIAGFNQVSSGSPLSVK, from the coding sequence ATGAAAACAGGTTTCATTACAGCAATAGCCCTTAGCATCGTTCTAGCAGGATGCTCTGGCAAGCCAACTGCCGAATCGATCCGTAAGGAGATATCCGACTTAAAGACCCAATCGTTCGAGATTGACAAGAAGATTACGGAGCTCGAAAAGCAGCTCGCCACCATGGGTACCAAGCAAGCGGGTGGGCTTATCCCCGTAGAGGTAAAAATGGTTAACCCCCAAAACTTCGACCACTACCTAGAGCTTAGCGCAACGGTTGAAGCCGAAAACGACGCAATGGTTAGCCCCGAAGCATCGGGACAAATTAAGCGCATCCTAGTAAAGAAGGGGCAGCACGTGAGTGCTGGAACACCTCTGATTAGGCTTACCACCGAGATTATGGATAACTCCATCATGGAGGTGAAGAACCAGCTTAGCCTAGCAAAGGATATCTACGAAAAGCAGAAGGCGCTATGGGATCAGAAGGTGGGATCGGAAATACAGTACCTCCAGGCCAAGAACAACAAGGAGGCGCTCGAGCGTAAGCTGGCCACCCTCAGGTCGCAGCTCAGCATGTCTACCGTAAAGGCAGCCTTCAGTGGCGTGGTAGACGACATCTACCAGAAGGAAGGCGAGCTGGCCATGCCTGGTCAACCCGTTCTGCACCTGGTTAACCCATCGGCCATCAAGATTAAGGCTGAGGCCTCCGAGAGCTTCATCGGCACCATCAAGAAGGGGCAAATGGTGGATGTGCAGTTCCCATCTAACCCCGACCTTAAGCTGAAGCTGCCCGTAACCCGCGTTGGTAACGTGGTGGACATGCAAAGCCGCACATTCCCCATAGAGGTAACCTACAGCATTGCCAACAACGGAACGAAGATACTCCCCAACCAAATGGCAACGCTAATCCTTAAGGACTTTAGCGACCCTAAAGCATTTGTGGTGCCATCACTCATCGTAAAGAACGACGAAAAGGGTCAGTTCCTATTTGTTGCGCAGGATACACCTAAGGGACCTGTTGCCAAGAAGGTGTACGTCAAGGCTGGCTTAACCTATCAGGATAACTCTACCATAACAAGCGGTCTTAAGACTGGCGACAAGGTTATCATTGCCGGATTTAACCAGGTAAGCTCGGGTAGCCCGCTAAGTGTAAAATAA
- a CDS encoding TolC family protein has product MKQVTVVLTLALMLVAGGALAADNGAEKKVLTLAQAQDAAMQNSLTIKDANYDLEAAQKKIWETTATGLPQADAKYNFTYNPGSIATLPMGPNGEEIPIMQRTTSNLTATVSQLIFSGSYIVGLKASKTYREIVQQSLEKTQIDVRSAVAQSYYLILLTNQTAEVLKGNLGNLNKLLDDSQKMLDKGFAEETDVDQLRLSVNDLKLSLESILNQEKVARRLLNFQIGLELETSIELSDKLEDIVRGINREKVIQTPFVLDSNIDYRMALTNIKSTKLLYNLEQVNYLPTVAGFYQYYKDFKSTVFSFNPQQMLGLSVTIPIFSSGQRYSKVQQARLKMNKAENAREQAARALTMEYQQAREDFNTAWEKYLNSKSSQSLAQKVFKDVTIKYNNGMASSMDLTQANDKLLQTVSNLYSVEFDLLKAKIRLDKVTSNL; this is encoded by the coding sequence ATGAAACAGGTAACCGTAGTACTCACATTGGCGCTAATGCTCGTAGCAGGGGGTGCTCTTGCGGCAGATAACGGTGCGGAGAAGAAGGTGCTAACCCTCGCTCAGGCCCAAGATGCTGCCATGCAGAACTCCCTTACGATAAAGGATGCCAACTACGATTTAGAGGCGGCCCAAAAGAAGATTTGGGAGACCACGGCCACAGGGCTACCTCAAGCCGACGCCAAGTACAACTTTACTTACAACCCCGGCTCCATAGCAACACTTCCGATGGGACCTAACGGCGAAGAGATTCCCATAATGCAGCGAACCACATCGAACCTCACCGCAACGGTGTCTCAGCTCATATTTAGCGGATCGTACATCGTGGGGTTAAAGGCCTCGAAAACCTACAGGGAGATCGTACAGCAGAGCCTAGAGAAAACGCAAATTGACGTACGCAGCGCAGTTGCTCAGTCGTACTACCTTATACTGCTTACCAACCAAACTGCCGAGGTGCTTAAGGGAAACCTAGGAAACCTGAATAAGCTGCTCGACGACTCGCAGAAGATGCTCGACAAGGGATTTGCCGAGGAAACCGATGTCGATCAGCTCCGCCTCTCGGTCAACGACCTCAAGCTCTCGCTCGAAAGCATCCTTAATCAGGAGAAGGTAGCGCGTCGCCTGCTCAACTTCCAGATCGGACTCGAACTCGAAACCAGCATAGAGCTTTCGGATAAGCTCGAGGACATCGTGCGCGGCATCAATCGTGAGAAAGTTATTCAAACGCCCTTCGTTTTAGATAGCAACATCGACTACCGAATGGCGCTTACCAACATAAAATCCACCAAGCTGCTGTATAACCTCGAGCAGGTTAATTACCTACCCACGGTAGCTGGTTTCTACCAGTACTACAAGGATTTTAAATCGACCGTATTCTCCTTCAATCCGCAGCAGATGCTTGGTTTAAGCGTTACCATCCCCATCTTCAGCAGCGGGCAGCGCTACTCTAAGGTTCAGCAGGCACGGCTGAAGATGAACAAGGCCGAGAATGCACGCGAGCAGGCAGCCCGCGCGCTTACCATGGAGTACCAGCAGGCCCGAGAAGACTTTAACACCGCTTGGGAGAAGTACCTCAACAGCAAGAGCAGCCAAAGCCTAGCGCAAAAGGTATTTAAGGATGTCACCATTAAGTACAACAACGGTATGGCATCGAGCATGGACCTAACGCAGGCCAACGACAAGCTGCTGCAAACGGTAAGCAACCTCTACAGCGTAGAGTTCGACCTACTGAAGGCAAAAATCCGCTTGGATAAGGTAACCAGCAATCTATAG
- a CDS encoding TetR/AcrR family transcriptional regulator — MKSRRFYYTSKISEVFLANGISSLTVDMIAEKIGVTKKTLYNYFESKQEMIESFLDHLAIRQQREIHSLTQRGLNPIELMVQVTKSIYNSSLYYHKKFEREVSPRYQDCLQNVIAKRKDELQEFLEFNLSKGVSMGYLESDLDVNLACKSFLFGMENLFFSHFRFIPLIKGETDIDHILYYQLKGMCTPQGLVHLRKSVNFKINLLQQA, encoded by the coding sequence ATGAAATCGAGAAGATTCTACTACACCAGTAAAATTTCGGAAGTGTTCTTGGCGAATGGCATCAGCAGCTTAACCGTCGACATGATTGCCGAAAAGATTGGAGTAACCAAAAAGACCCTATACAACTACTTCGAGAGCAAGCAGGAGATGATAGAAAGCTTTTTAGACCACCTCGCCATTCGGCAGCAACGAGAGATTCATAGCCTTACCCAAAGGGGGCTTAATCCTATCGAACTAATGGTGCAGGTAACTAAATCGATCTACAACAGTTCGCTCTACTACCATAAGAAGTTTGAGCGCGAGGTATCCCCCCGCTACCAGGACTGCCTACAGAACGTCATCGCCAAGCGAAAGGACGAGCTGCAGGAGTTTCTTGAGTTCAACCTAAGCAAGGGTGTCAGCATGGGCTACCTCGAAAGCGATCTCGACGTAAACCTAGCTTGCAAATCCTTCCTCTTTGGCATGGAAAACCTCTTCTTCTCGCACTTCAGGTTTATCCCGCTCATAAAGGGCGAAACGGACATCGACCACATCCTCTACTACCAGCTAAAGGGAATGTGCACCCCACAAGGCTTAGTGCATCTAAGAAAGTCAGTAAATTTTAAAATAAACCTCTTACAACAAGCATGA
- a CDS encoding DUF3658 domain-containing protein has protein sequence MKTVHVVFGDSALSRLRTFFKKERQNSTDVVFCFRDDLSIGPITALETKQGNSNRVSYLKNIHIERNADSDTRFCQSHIGIGSINSFNFGSYDRVVIWHGNNIQEKMLLYLACTLLPEENLYEAAITNTVNQHGYTPIKLAECSSNTISMLLESIAPIDSKKKAEYKQEWIKSSQSDKLVRILSQGKIVEVDESYYDSYILSDCTEDFTPASQIVWNVMGSCGQSIADTFLKYRVKGLVKKNELCYNGELLALCHFGGVSIGQ, from the coding sequence ATGAAAACAGTTCATGTAGTATTTGGGGATTCTGCGTTAAGCAGGCTGAGAACCTTCTTTAAGAAAGAAAGGCAAAACTCAACAGATGTAGTATTTTGTTTTAGAGACGACCTGTCAATTGGCCCCATAACAGCGTTGGAAACAAAGCAGGGGAATTCGAACAGGGTTAGCTATCTCAAGAACATTCATATTGAACGGAATGCTGATTCTGACACAAGATTCTGCCAATCGCATATCGGGATAGGCTCCATTAATTCTTTCAATTTTGGCAGTTACGATAGGGTTGTAATCTGGCACGGAAACAACATTCAGGAAAAAATGCTGCTATACCTTGCATGCACATTGCTACCCGAAGAAAATCTTTACGAAGCAGCCATTACCAATACGGTAAATCAGCATGGCTACACGCCAATTAAGCTCGCCGAATGCAGTTCCAACACCATATCGATGCTTCTTGAAAGCATTGCTCCTATCGACAGCAAGAAGAAAGCAGAGTATAAGCAGGAATGGATCAAATCTTCGCAATCCGACAAGCTGGTTCGCATCCTTAGCCAAGGTAAGATTGTTGAAGTTGACGAAAGCTACTACGACAGCTACATCCTTTCTGATTGTACAGAAGACTTTACCCCAGCATCTCAGATTGTTTGGAATGTAATGGGGAGTTGCGGGCAAAGCATTGCCGATACATTCCTTAAGTATCGCGTAAAAGGATTGGTTAAGAAGAACGAGCTCTGCTATAACGGAGAACTACTAGCATTATGCCATTTCGGAGGAGTAAGTATTGGACAGTAA
- a CDS encoding OmpA family protein, whose product MKNFNVLAAMFLSGAILLSSCAGTSNTTKGGLIGGAGGALIGAGIGALAGHGKGAAIGAAVGGAVGAGAGVLIGRKMDKQKAELEKIQGAQVESVKDANNLDAIKVTFDSGILFATGKSALSSNSKTALTNFANSLKSTPETDVTIYGHTDNTGSRQVNESLSMNRANAVASFLNGQGVAMSRMTTMGKAWDEPVADNSTAEGRAKNRRVEIYITANKNMINQAEQGNLK is encoded by the coding sequence ATGAAAAATTTCAACGTACTAGCCGCAATGTTCTTAAGCGGCGCAATTCTACTGAGCAGCTGTGCAGGTACTAGCAATACAACTAAAGGTGGACTAATTGGTGGTGCAGGTGGTGCACTAATTGGAGCAGGTATTGGTGCTCTAGCGGGACATGGGAAAGGTGCTGCCATTGGTGCTGCCGTAGGTGGAGCTGTTGGTGCAGGCGCAGGCGTACTTATCGGTCGCAAGATGGATAAGCAAAAGGCAGAACTCGAAAAGATCCAAGGTGCACAGGTTGAATCGGTAAAAGATGCCAACAACCTCGACGCCATCAAGGTTACCTTCGATAGCGGTATTCTGTTTGCAACCGGGAAGAGCGCATTGAGCAGCAACTCTAAGACTGCTCTTACCAACTTTGCCAACTCTCTAAAGAGTACTCCAGAAACCGACGTTACCATTTACGGACATACAGATAATACTGGTAGCCGTCAGGTTAACGAAAGCCTTTCGATGAACCGTGCAAATGCAGTAGCCTCTTTCCTTAATGGACAAGGCGTTGCAATGAGCCGTATGACCACCATGGGTAAGGCATGGGACGAGCCTGTTGCCGATAACTCAACTGCCGAAGGCCGTGCAAAGAACCGCCGCGTAGAAATCTACATCACGGCTAACAAAAACATGATTAATCAGGCAGAACAGGGGAACTTGAAGTAA
- a CDS encoding response regulator: protein MASTYYLDVVSDIIIIELVMIGCKVAIIDDNAAAIGALQMALGRKGFVEVVGYAALYEQAKKLVLDSRPDLLFLDMELPCYSGIHLFEELRSLVTWPMQVVFYTAYDKYVIDALRVSAFDVLLKPFSLDELDKILDRFQESRKDHVITSLSGAESPLPSPSFLVSTVYGFKVLFANQIGAFTYNRVRRQWLILHVDSSELYLKRSTTAKEILSYSSCFVQINQQTIINVNCLALIKDMHCVMLPPFDRLDDLKISRKYFGLLAEVFQFV, encoded by the coding sequence GTGGCATCTACTTATTATTTAGATGTTGTTAGTGATATTATAATAATAGAATTGGTTATGATAGGATGTAAAGTAGCAATTATAGATGATAATGCTGCTGCCATTGGTGCTTTACAAATGGCGTTGGGACGGAAGGGTTTTGTGGAAGTTGTTGGATATGCTGCGCTGTACGAGCAAGCAAAGAAGTTGGTGTTAGACTCGAGGCCAGATTTACTCTTTTTGGATATGGAGCTTCCTTGCTATAGCGGTATTCATCTGTTCGAAGAGCTTCGTTCGTTGGTTACTTGGCCTATGCAGGTTGTTTTCTATACCGCTTATGATAAGTATGTGATTGATGCGCTAAGGGTATCGGCTTTTGATGTGCTCTTAAAGCCTTTCTCTCTTGATGAATTGGACAAGATACTTGACCGATTCCAAGAAAGTAGAAAGGATCATGTTATCACGTCTCTTTCTGGTGCCGAATCGCCTTTGCCTAGTCCATCTTTTCTTGTTTCTACGGTGTATGGTTTTAAGGTTTTGTTTGCAAACCAGATAGGGGCCTTTACTTATAATAGGGTAAGGAGGCAATGGCTAATCCTTCATGTTGATAGTAGCGAATTGTATCTTAAAAGGAGTACTACCGCGAAGGAAATTTTAAGCTATTCTTCTTGCTTTGTGCAAATTAACCAGCAAACAATAATCAACGTTAATTGTCTTGCCCTAATAAAGGATATGCATTGTGTAATGCTACCTCCGTTCGATCGCCTAGATGATCTGAAAATTAGCAGGAAGTACTTTGGTCTGTTGGCCGAGGTTTTTCAGTTTGTTTAA
- a CDS encoding BT1926 family outer membrane beta-barrel protein, whose product MTLQKATGMVVLCLLTTSLFAQATLSTTEGFAPKKGDCQFSLVFGKGQFINENTSYLLSAYNTTSVGLPSSSSQSGSPATYLRLGSINDNSMVNMVGMQGHYFLTNKVEVNMLASMNITHTPKVNYGEGDLSVPDMPIPAYKWVDGVYSNNYLLQLGTNYWFTTHNPRLFPYLGIAGSGALATIATDRPYTGEVDKDGDPIEATTASSRSGYAWAASGALVMGFDYSLTQGLTLGLEVQPFAYTYSAVIIKPTGYDKFTATNHEFRVFQMPMLKLGVRF is encoded by the coding sequence ATGACACTACAAAAAGCAACTGGGATGGTAGTACTCTGCCTCCTAACAACTAGCCTTTTTGCACAAGCAACACTGAGCACAACTGAAGGATTCGCACCTAAGAAAGGCGACTGCCAGTTCTCGCTAGTGTTTGGCAAGGGCCAATTTATTAACGAAAATACATCATACCTGCTATCAGCCTACAACACTACATCGGTTGGGCTTCCTAGCAGCAGCAGCCAATCGGGTTCGCCTGCTACCTATCTTCGATTAGGTAGCATAAACGACAACTCGATGGTTAACATGGTAGGTATGCAAGGGCACTACTTTCTAACCAACAAAGTAGAAGTAAACATGTTGGCAAGTATGAACATCACCCACACCCCAAAGGTAAACTACGGCGAAGGAGATTTAAGCGTTCCTGACATGCCTATTCCTGCATACAAATGGGTGGATGGCGTTTACTCTAACAACTACCTCCTTCAACTTGGTACTAACTACTGGTTTACAACTCACAACCCTCGCCTTTTCCCTTACTTAGGTATTGCTGGGAGTGGTGCTTTAGCAACCATTGCTACAGACCGCCCCTATACAGGAGAGGTAGATAAAGACGGTGATCCCATTGAGGCAACCACAGCCTCATCGCGCTCAGGTTATGCATGGGCAGCTTCAGGTGCTTTGGTAATGGGCTTCGACTACTCCCTTACACAAGGGCTAACCCTTGGATTAGAGGTACAGCCATTTGCCTACACCTACAGCGCCGTAATTATTAAGCCAACAGGTTACGACAAGTTTACTGCAACTAATCACGAGTTCAGAGTATTTCAAATGCCTATGCTTAAGTTAGGCGTTAGATTTTAA